The Mycolicibacterium flavescens genomic interval TGATAGCCATAGATCGCGTCCTGGTTCGGCGGCAGATACAACCGCCCGGGCGTCGCTGTCGAAAAGCCCGCGTTGCGGTCGGGCGTCCACTGCATGGGGGTGCGCACCGCGTCGCGGTCGCCGAGCCAGATGATGTCGCCCATCCCGATCTCGTCGCCGTAGTACAGCACCGGCGACCCGGGCAGCGACAGCAGCAGCGCGGTGAACAACTCCATCTGGTTGCGGTCGTTGTCCAGCAGCGGCGCCAGCCGTCGGCGGATACCGACGTTCGCCTTCATCCGCGGATCCTTGGCGTACTCGGAGTACATGTAGTCGCGCTCTTCGTCGGTGACCATCTCCAGCGTCAACTCATCGTGGTTGCGAAGGAAGATGCCCCACTGCGCCATCTCGGGGATGTCGGGCGTCTGCGCCAAAATCTCCGAGATCGGGAACCGCGACTCGCGTCGGACCGCCATGAAGATCCGCGGCATCAGCGGGAAGTGGAACGCCATATGGCATTCGTCGCCGCCGGTGTCCGGATCACCGAAGTACTCGACGACGTCGGCGGGCCACTGGTTGGCCTCGGCCAACAGCACGCGACCCGGATACTCGTCGTCGATCACCTTGCGGCAGTGCTTGAGGAACGCATGGGTCTCGGGCAGGTTCTCGCAGTTGGTGCCTTCCCGCTCGAAGAGGTAGGGCACCGCGTCCAACCGGAAGCCGTCGATGCCGAGGTCGAGCCAGAACCGCAGGACATCGAGCATCGCCTCTTGTACGGCGGGGTTGTCGTAGTTGAGGTCGGGCTGGTGGCTGAAGAAGCGGTGCCAGTAGAACTGCCGTCGCACCGGATCGAAGGTCCAGTTCGACTCCTCGGTGTCGACGAAGATGATGCGGGCGTCGTTGTACTTGTCGCTGGTGTCGCTCCACACGAAGTAGTCGCCGTACGGACCGTCGGGGTCGCGGCGTGATTCCTGAAACCACGCATGCTGATCGGAGGTGTGGTTCATCACCAGGTCGGTGATGACGCGGATACCGCGGCGGTGCGCGGCGTCCAGCAGTTCGACGAAGTCCTCGACGGTGCCGAACTCGGGCAGCACCTTGTAGAAGTCGCGGATGTCGTAGCCACCGTCGCGCAACGGCGAATCGTAGAACGGTGGGAGCCAAAGACAGTCCACGCCAAGCCACTTCACGTAGTCGAGTTGCTCGGTCAGCCCGCGCAGATCGCCGATGCCGTCAGAGTTCGAGTCGTAGAAGGCGCGCACCAGCACCTCGTAGAAGACGGCACGTTTGAACCAGGTGCGGTCCTCGGGCAGGATCCGGGCGTGGCTGAAGTCTTCGGCGGTGGGGTGCTCGACGACACCGTCCTCGACGTGACTGCCCTCCGCCGGGTCGTGGTCGGCGGATGCTCTGACACCGCTGTGCTTATCCATACGGCCTTCAACCTACCCACGTCGCGAGGAAACGAATCGGTGGAAAAATCTGCCGACGCTCACTTCGGTATCGTTCCGGCGTGGCCACACGTGATCACGGCGACCCCGGCGATGCACCGTCGATTCCTCCGCCGCTGACGGAGGTCGTCAACTCCGTGCGCCCGACGGCCGCCGAGGAAGCCCGGACCATCGCCGCATCCACCAATACCGCAACATTGGCGACGCTGACGGCCGACGGGGATCCGTGGGCGTCATTCGTGACGTACGGATTGCTCGAGGGCGCCCCGGTGCTGTGCGTGTCCAACCTCGCCGAGCACGGCCGCAACCTGTTGACCGACCCGCGGGCGAGCATCGCGATTGTCGCGCCGACGTCGGAGACCGACCCACTGGCCAGCGGGCGGGTCACGCTCGCTGGGGTGGTGGAGCGACCCGCCGACGATGAACTCGCCGCCGCGCGCGAGGCACACCTTTCGGCCGTCGCCGCCGCCAAGTACTACATCGACTACAGCGATTTCACGCTGTGGGTGCTGCGGGTGCAGCGGGTGCGCTGGGTCGGTGGTTACGGGCGGATGGAGTCGACGACGAATGATGCGTATTCGGCCGCGCAGCCCGATCCGGTGCAACCGTTGGCGGCCGGCGCCGTCGCGCATCTCAACGCCGATCACGCCGACACGCTGGTCGCGATGGCCAAGGCGCTGGGCGGCTACCCGGACACCACCGCGGCGACCTGCACCGGCGCCGACCGGTACGGCCTCGACCTGCGGCTCACCACCGAGCGCGGGCTCGCCTACACGCGGATCGGCTATCCCAAGAAACTCGACTCGATCGACGAATTGCGTTCGGCCGCCGTCGAGCTGACCCGCCTGGCGCGCCGCGGCTGAAATACCATCACCTCATGACTGCGGCTCCCTCCGGGCGACCGGCCACCTGGCAAGCGGCGTTCGACCTGATCGCCACCCGCGGCCACGAGCGCCGTGAGGAGCCGTTCAAGTTGGCCAGCGGCCAGCTCAGCCACGACTACATCGACGGCAAGTACGCGATCGACACCGGTGAGCGGTTGACCATCGTCAGCCGCGCGGTCGCCGAGCTGGCTGAGAGCCGCGGCATCGAGTTCGACGCGGTGGGCGGGCTGACCATGGGCGCCGACCCGCTGGCCCACGGCGTCGCGATGGTCACCGGCAAGGCGTGGTTCTCGGTCCGCAAGGAGCAGAAGGCGCGCGGTCGCGAACAGTGGATCGAGGGCACCCGCTTGGCGCCGGGTACGCGGGTGTTGCTGGTCGACGACGTCATCAGCACCGGCGGCTCGACCGAGATCGCGTTCGACCGGGTGACCGCGGCGGGTGCGGTGGTCACCGGCGTGATCCCGATGGTGGACCGCGGCGACATCGCCGCCAAACGCTTTGCCGCGCGGGGCGTGCCGTTCGCCGCGCTGGTCACGTACCGAGACCTGAGCATCGAACCGGTCAAGGACGTCTGAACTCCGGTTAGGTCAGCCGATCGCGGCGGCCCAGTGCTCCGCCAGGTATTTGGTGGCGGCCTCGGTCTGCTGGGGTGAGGGCACCGTCACCGGCCCGTTGATGACGGGCAATGATTCCGCCGCCGCCTTGTCCAAAGTGCCGTCGGCGGCCATGTTGTCGGCGCGGACCGGTCGAACACCACCGAGCGCGAGCAAGTTCTGGCCCTCGTCGCTGTAGAGGAATTCCTGCCAGAGCCGCGCCGCGGCCGGGTGCGGCGCGTCTTTGTTGATCGCCTGGTAGTAGTACCCGGCGACGGTGTAATCCGGCGGAACTAACACCTGCCACGACGGCAGCTTCTTGCTTTCGGCGGCGTTGACGTAGTTCCAGTCGATCACGACCGGCGTCTGACCGGATTCGATGGTGGCCGACGTCGGGTTGACGGGGACGAAATTGCCCGCGTCGGCCAACTTCTGGAAAAACTCGACACCGGGCGCGATGTCGTCGACCGAACCCCCTTGGGACAGCGCAACCATCACCACGCCCGAGAACGCGGCACCGGCCTGGGTGGGGTCGCCGTTGAGTGCCACCGCGCTCCGGTACTCCGGCTTCAGCAGGTCGTCGATGCGCGTGACCGGCGGCACCTTCGCCGAGTCGTAGCCGATCGACATGTAGCCGCCGTAATCGTTGACCCACGCTCCGTCCCGGTCTTTGAACGCCGAAGGGATGTCGTCGAAGTTGACCACCTTGTACGGCGCGAACATCCCGGTGTTGGCGAGCGCGACGGACTGTCCGAGGTCGAACACGTCGGGTGCGGTGTCGCTGCCCTTCTGCTGATTGGCCGCGTCGATCTCCTCCTGGCTCGACGCGTCGGGCTGCGCCGAGTTGACCGTGATGCCGTATTTGTCGGAGAACGCCCTGATGATCGCGCCGTAGTTTGCCCAATCCGGTGGTAGGGCAATCACATTGAGTTCACCCTCGTTCTTGGCCGCCGCGACCAGCCCGTCGATCCCGCCGAAATCCTCGGCCGACGTGGCTTCTGCGGCCTTGACACCGGGCTGGGTCCGCTCAGCGTCACCGCTCTGTTCCGGCGACGCGCACGCGACCGAACCGGCCAGCAGCAGAACGGATGCGGCGAACGGGGCCGCCAGAGTCGTGATCTTCAATGCCGAACCTTCCGATGGTCAGGAGTCGGCGCGGTGGTGCAGCGGCTGCCGCACCGGATCGCCCCGGTGGACGACGTGCAACTCCCATCGGAGTTTGCCAGACCGTTCGCTTTGCCCGGCGTTAGCATTCTCGTGTGGCGCGACGCGAAGTTTCGGGGGACTTCGACTACCTGATAGACGATCCGGTCGATGTCGCGGACGCCGCCGATCCGGGGCCGCACGCCGACGCCGAGGTCTTCGACCCCGACAAGGTGCCCGGACGCGACATGATGTTCGACGCATTCGACGAGAACAGCTGGTATTTCGAGCCCGCCCCGCCGCCCTGGTACCGGACAAAACGAAATCTCAGCGTCTTGATCGCCGCCGCGATCGCGGCCGTCGCGCTCGTCGTCTCCGCAGTCCTGCTGGTGCTCCACTCGCCTGGCGAGCCGGCCGACCAGGAGTCCGAACCGGTCCGCCCGACCGTACAGACGACGGCACCGGCGCGCACGCCACCGCAATCACCGAGCACCCCGCCACCCTCGCCACGGCCGGCTCCACCGCCACGCGTCCAGACGTCGGCGGCGCCGGTCGCCCCTCCGCCGCCGGCGACCAACCGACCGCGCACTCCACCGACCAGAGCCGGCCGCGACCCGGAGATCGGGGTGACGCGCACACCGGTCACGCGGTCGCCGATCAGCGTTGCACCGCAGCGCCCCAGCCAGTCCCAGCGATGAGTATGGCCGCATTCGAGCCCGAGGCCATGTTCGCCGCGGCGCCCGTCGCGGCGCTCGCCACCGTGGGTTCCGCAGGGGCGCCACACCTGGTGCCGGTCGTGTTCGCCGTGCACGCCGGGATGGCCTACACCGCCGTCGACGCCAAGCGGAAGTCGACGCGCAACCTCCGGCGGTTGAGCAACATCGAGGGCAACCCGCACGTGAGCATGCTCGTCGACCACTACGACGACGACTGGACGCAGCTGTGGTGGGTGCGTGTCGACGGCCTAGCCGAAATCCACTACAGCGGCGAAGAATTGGCGGCCGGATACACGCTGCTACGCA includes:
- a CDS encoding putative heme iron utilization protein, with translation MRPTAAEEARTIAASTNTATLATLTADGDPWASFVTYGLLEGAPVLCVSNLAEHGRNLLTDPRASIAIVAPTSETDPLASGRVTLAGVVERPADDELAAAREAHLSAVAAAKYYIDYSDFTLWVLRVQRVRWVGGYGRMESTTNDAYSAAQPDPVQPLAAGAVAHLNADHADTLVAMAKALGGYPDTTAATCTGADRYGLDLRLTTERGLAYTRIGYPKKLDSIDELRSAAVELTRLARRG
- the treS_2 gene encoding trehalose synthase, whose amino-acid sequence is MDKHSGVRASADHDPAEGSHVEDGVVEHPTAEDFSHARILPEDRTWFKRAVFYEVLVRAFYDSNSDGIGDLRGLTEQLDYVKWLGVDCLWLPPFYDSPLRDGGYDIRDFYKVLPEFGTVEDFVELLDAAHRRGIRVITDLVMNHTSDQHAWFQESRRDPDGPYGDYFVWSDTSDKYNDARIIFVDTEESNWTFDPVRRQFYWHRFFSHQPDLNYDNPAVQEAMLDVLRFWLDLGIDGFRLDAVPYLFEREGTNCENLPETHAFLKHCRKVIDDEYPGRVLLAEANQWPADVVEYFGDPDTGGDECHMAFHFPLMPRIFMAVRRESRFPISEILAQTPDIPEMAQWGIFLRNHDELTLEMVTDEERDYMYSEYAKDPRMKANVGIRRRLAPLLDNDRNQMELFTALLLSLPGSPVLYYGDEIGMGDIIWLGDRDAVRTPMQWTPDRNAGFSTATPGRLYLPPNQDAIYGYQAVNVEAQRDISNSLLNWTRTMLAVRSRHEAFAIGSFHELGGSNPSVLTYVREVEKESGDGAGAKDTVLCVNNLSRFPQPIELNLQAYNGYTPVEMTGYVEFPRIGQLPYLLTLPGHGFYWFSLKAPSPEHGEQS
- the pyrE gene encoding orotate phosphoribosyltransferase, which encodes MTAAPSGRPATWQAAFDLIATRGHERREEPFKLASGQLSHDYIDGKYAIDTGERLTIVSRAVAELAESRGIEFDAVGGLTMGADPLAHGVAMVTGKAWFSVRKEQKARGREQWIEGTRLAPGTRVLLVDDVISTGGSTEIAFDRVTAAGAVVTGVIPMVDRGDIAAKRFAARGVPFAALVTYRDLSIEPVKDV
- a CDS encoding PPOX class probable F420-dependent enzyme, Rv0121 family, with protein sequence MSMAAFEPEAMFAAAPVAALATVGSAGAPHLVPVVFAVHAGMAYTAVDAKRKSTRNLRRLSNIEGNPHVSMLVDHYDDDWTQLWWVRVDGLAEIHYSGEELAAGYTLLRNKYSQYERIALDGPVVSVTITKWASWQA
- a CDS encoding extracellular solute-binding protein, whose amino-acid sequence is MKITTLAAPFAASVLLLAGSVACASPEQSGDAERTQPGVKAAEATSAEDFGGIDGLVAAAKNEGELNVIALPPDWANYGAIIRAFSDKYGITVNSAQPDASSQEEIDAANQQKGSDTAPDVFDLGQSVALANTGMFAPYKVVNFDDIPSAFKDRDGAWVNDYGGYMSIGYDSAKVPPVTRIDDLLKPEYRSAVALNGDPTQAGAAFSGVVMVALSQGGSVDDIAPGVEFFQKLADAGNFVPVNPTSATIESGQTPVVIDWNYVNAAESKKLPSWQVLVPPDYTVAGYYYQAINKDAPHPAAARLWQEFLYSDEGQNLLALGGVRPVRADNMAADGTLDKAAAESLPVINGPVTVPSPQQTEAATKYLAEHWAAAIG